The following proteins come from a genomic window of Leguminivora glycinivorella isolate SPB_JAAS2020 chromosome 6, LegGlyc_1.1, whole genome shotgun sequence:
- the LOC125227629 gene encoding uncharacterized protein LOC125227629, whose translation MEETILEIIGESVVSGVVIKSDPLAEGASFSDEEESYMADNSEEAPVNYGVTKSRRGKKRRHSSQNISDADDEVGTSSPYHERKQKKFKTDNESDDDESASELIRLEREKLEYTKQFLEATREISNNVGKLVSVMTRIKDLLLLNHKGE comes from the exons ATGGAGGAGACTATCCTGGAGATTATTGGAGAAAGTGTGGTCTCTGGGGTGGTCATAAAGAGCGACCCTTTGGCTGAAGGTGCTAGC TTTTCAGATGAAGAGGAATCTTACATGGCTGACAATAGCGAGGAAGCACCTGTAAACTATG GCGTCACGAAGTCCAGGCGAGGCAAAAAAAGAAGGCATTCGTCCCAAAACATCTCTGATGCTGACGACGAGGTTGGGACCAGCAGCCCTTATCACGAGAGGAAACAGAAGAAATTTAAGACTGACAATGAATCTg aTGATGATGAAAGTGCCTCAGAGTTGATTCGCCTGGAGAGAGAAAAACTCGAATATACTAAACAGTTTCTCGAGGCTACTCGGGAAATATCTAATAACGTGGGAAAACTAGTAAGCGTGATGACTCGAATTAAAGATTTGCTTCTATTGAACCATAAAGgggaataa